GGTACGAGCCGGCCTCCGCCCGCAGCGAGATCGGCGGCGACTTCTACGAGGCCATCGACACCCCCGCCGGGCTGCTGCTGGCGATCGGCGACGTGGCCGGGCACTCGCTGGAGGCCGCGATGGCGATGGGCGAACTGCGCCACGCGCTGCGCGCCTACGCCATCGAGGGCCACGACCCGCAGACCCTGCTGCACCGGCTGGACGTGCTGCTGACCCGGCTGCGCCCCGGCCTGACCGCGACGGTGTGCCTGGTGCTGATCGCCCCCGACCGGCGCAGCGTCCGGGTCGCCAACGCGGGCCACCTGCCGCCGCTGCTGCGGCTCCCGGACGGCTCCGCCCGCTACCTGACCGAGCACGGCATCCTGCTCGGCCTGAACGTGCCGCAGCCGCCGCCGGTCGACTACCCGGTACCGCCCGACGCCACCCTGCTGCTGGTCACCGACGGCCTGATCGAGGTGCCCGGCGAACACCTGCAGAGCAGCCTGGACGCGCTGCGGGACGCCTTCGCCGGCGCCCCGGCGGAGCTGGACCCGGCGGCCGACCTGCTGCTCTCCTCGTTCGCCCGGGCCCAGACCGACGACGTCGCCCTGCTGCTCGCCCGACTGGACTGAACCCGCCGCGCCCCACCCGACCCCGCCCGACCCCCGCCGCACCCCGCCCGCAGGCCCACCCACCACGCACCGTACGGAGCCCCGTGCCCGAGTACGCCCTGACCATCGAGGTCCGCACCCATCCCGTGGGGGCGACCGTCGTCGTGCTCGCGGGCGAACTCGACTACCACACCGCGCCGCGCCTGCACCGGGCCGTGGAGCGCACCGCCGAGGCGCTGCCGCTGGTGCTCGACCTCGCGCTGCTGAGCTTCTGCGACTCGCTCGGCGTGGCCGAGCTGCTGTTCGCCTTCCGCCGCACCCAGAGCGCCGGCACCGCGCTGGCCCTGGTCAGCCCCTCCACCGACGTCAGCCGGTTGCTCGCGATGACCGGCGTGGACCGGCTGCTGCCCTGCCACGCCACCGTCGACGCGGCGGTCGGCGCGCTGCGGCCGGGCGGGGGCTGACCCCGGGCGCCCCGCCGCAGCGCCTCACCCCTCGGGCCGGGCCGGGCCGTGCGGGGCGAGTTCGGGCTCCAGCCCCTCCGCGAGCGGCGGCGGGACGGGACGGCCGGTCTCCCGCCGCCAGCCCTCGAACGCCCAGGCGGTGGCGGCGACCAGGGCCAGGCCGAGCAGCCACCCGCCCAGCACGTCGCTGGCCCAGTGCACGCCGAGCGCGACCCGGGTGAACCCCACCCCCAGCACGCTCAGCACGGCCAGCCCGCGGGCCGCCCGGCGCCACGGCGGGCGCAGCACCGGGGAGAACACCAGCAGCAGCACGGTGCAGCAGGTCGCCGCCGTCATCGCGTGCCCGGACGGGAACGAGAAGCCCGGGGCGTGCGCCACCGGGTCGGGCAGCGCGGGCCGGGCCCGGGCGACGGCGGCCTTCACCGCCCAGCCGATCAGCCCGGAGGCGGTCACGGTGGCGGCGGCCCACACCGCCAGCCGCCAGGCCCGCCGCCACAGCAGCCAGGCGACGGCCGCCGCGACCAGCAGCCGCATCGTCAGCGGGTCCCACACCCCGTTGCTGAGGGTGCGCAGCACCGAGAGGGCGGCGGGGTGGTCGCGCACGGTGGTGTGCAGGCGGTGCGCCGCCCCCGCGTCGAGCCGGTGCAGCGGCGGCCAGTTGGCCTCGATCAGCACCAGCAGCAGCGCGGTGGGCACGGCGGCCACCGCGAACGCGGCGACGGCGGCGAGCAGCCGCTCGCCCAGGTGCAGGTCGGCGGTGCGCAGGCGGGCGGTGCGCGGCGAGGAGCGGCGCAGGGCGGGACGGCGGATCACGGCTCCGTCCTTCCCGGGTGCGGCACGCGGGGCGCCGGTTCGCGCCCGGGCGCCGACCCGGAGTCGTTGGCGGGCAGGTGGGCGTCGGGCAGCCCGGTGACGGGCCGCTCGGTGGCGGACGGCTCGGCGGCAGACGGCTCGGTGGCGGACGGCTGGTCGGAGTCCGAGTCGGAGTCGGAGTCGGGCCAGCCGGTCCCGGACAGGTCGGTGGCCAGCGGGTCGGGCAGCACCGGGCCGGGCCGGCCGATCCGGTCGGCCTCCAGCTGGGCGGCGAAGGACAGGCCGAGGAAGAGCGAGATCGCCGTCAGGTACGCCCACACCAGCAGCGAGAACACCACGCTGAGCGGGCCGTAGACGGCGTCGAAGGAGCCGCTCAGGCGCAGGTAGAGGGTGAGCAGCCAGGTCGCCGCCAGCCAGAGCACCAGGTGGACGCCCGCGCCGAAGGCCAGCCAGCTGTAGCCGGGCTGGTGGCGGCGGGGGGCCCGGCGGAAGATCAGGGCGGTCGAGGTGACGGTGAGCAGCACCCCGATCGGCCAGCGCAGCAGGGTCCAGGCCCCGGTGGTGACCGGGCCCAGCCCGAACACCTCGTCGGCGGCCTCGGCGACCTGCGGTCCGGCCACCAGCACCAGGAAGCCGGTGGCCAGCGGCAGGCCCGCGCCCGCCGCCATCAGCAGGCTGCGGCCGTACTTGCGGTCGAAGGGGCGGTCCCGTTCGATCCCGTAGATCCGGTTGGCGCCGCGTTCGATCTGGGACATCGCGGTGACCAGGTTGGCGAGCGCGAAGAGGGCGCCGAACCAGAGCGCGACGGTGCCGCCGGTGCGGTGCCGGCTGCCTTCGAGGACGTCGCGCACCAGATCGGCGCTGGAGGCCGGGGCCATCCGTTCGATGCTGCCCGCGACCAGCTGGCCGAGCGGGCCGCCGTGCAGCGAGGAGGCCAGGCCGACCGCGGCGATCGTGAACGGGACGAGGGCCAGCACCGCCTGGAAGGCCAGCGCCCGGGCGTGGCTGAACCCGTCGGCGTAGCGGAAGCGCACGAAGGCGTCCCGCACCAGCGGCCACCAGGCGCCCCGGCGCAGGGTGTGCACGGCCTCGTCGGCGGAGAGGTGCTCGCGGCCGGGCCTGACCCGGCTGGCGGTTCCCATCAGGCCGCCTCCCGCCCGGACGCGGCGGCCTCTGCGTGCTCGGTGTGCTCAGCAGACGCGGCGGAATCGGTGGGCTCGGCGGACGCGGCAAGCTCGGCGGGCTGCTCCTGCCAGGTGGCGGGGACGCGGACCAGCAGGGCGTCCGGGCGGGCGGTCAGGATCAGCGTCCGGCCGTCGCCGACCGGGTCGCCGTCGCACTCGCGCGGGTGGGCACGGTCGGCGGTCAGCTCGATCCGGCGGCCCCGGAAGTGCTCCAGCGGGGCGGCCGGGCCCTGGCGGCGGGTGCCGGTGAGCAGGGACAGCACCGCCGTGCTCCAGCCGCGCGGCCCCTGCGGCTGGACCAGGACGAGGTCGAGCAGCCCGTCGTCGGGCACCGCGTCGGGCAGCAGGCGCACCCCGCCCTGGAGGGTGCCGACGTTGCCGACGACCGCGGTGCGGACCTGTCGGCGCACCGGCGGGGCGTCGTCCACGGTGACGGTCAGCGGGAAGCGCCGGTCGCGCAGGTGCCGGGCGGCGCCGACCAGGTAGGCGGGCCAGCCGAGGCGGCGCTTGAGGTCGCGGCCGGTGTCGGCCATCACGGCGGCGTCCAGGCCCATCCCGGCCATCGTCGCGGCGGCCCGCACCGGCAGGCCGTCGCCCTCGGCGCGGATCAGGTCGATCCGGCGGGTGCGGCCGGTCAGGGCGGCGGTCAGGGCCGCCTCGGGGTCGGTGGGCAGGCCGAGGTTGCGGGCCAGCAGGTTGCCGGTGCCGCAGGGGACGACGGCCAGGGTAGCGCCGGTGCCGGCCAGGGTCTCGGCGCAGGCGGTGACGGTGCCGTCGCCGCCGCAGGCCGCCACCAGCAGGGCGCCGTCGGCGAGCGCCCGGGCGGCGGCGGCCCGGCCGCAGTCCTCGGCCGCGCCGGGCAGGCGCAGCGGCGGCGCGTACCCGTGGGCGACCAGGACCGCGGAGAGCCGTTCCAGCAGGGCGTCGTCCACCGA
The window above is part of the Kitasatospora sp. NA04385 genome. Proteins encoded here:
- a CDS encoding anti-sigma factor antagonist (This anti-anti-sigma factor, or anti-sigma factor antagonist, belongs to a family that includes characterized members SpoIIAA, RsbV, RsfA, and RsfB.), with the protein product MPEYALTIEVRTHPVGATVVVLAGELDYHTAPRLHRAVERTAEALPLVLDLALLSFCDSLGVAELLFAFRRTQSAGTALALVSPSTDVSRLLAMTGVDRLLPCHATVDAAVGALRPGGG
- a CDS encoding diacylglycerol kinase family protein produces the protein MTRTQGRVPPYVAPVVAALAQGTALVAAGLLITHPPTGWWDPGEKGLVGWLAAHRTPALTTASGWLSTIAFTPAIVAVTAVAALLLLLRHRWRPAALLAGAVTLQAVLFVSAAHLVDRARPDVVRLDGSLPTSSFPSGHVGAATALYGGLGLLALYGTRGRWRVPLCALAWLVPALVAASRLYRGMHHPTDVLFGLLNGAAALWVVAHALPVRERRERPAPADPAAPPRPPAALVHNPVSVDDALLERLSAVLVAHGYAPPLRLPGAAEDCGRAAAARALADGALLVAACGGDGTVTACAETLAGTGATLAVVPCGTGNLLARNLGLPTDPEAALTAALTGRTRRIDLIRAEGDGLPVRAAATMAGMGLDAAVMADTGRDLKRRLGWPAYLVGAARHLRDRRFPLTVTVDDAPPVRRQVRTAVVGNVGTLQGGVRLLPDAVPDDGLLDLVLVQPQGPRGWSTAVLSLLTGTRRQGPAAPLEHFRGRRIELTADRAHPRECDGDPVGDGRTLILTARPDALLVRVPATWQEQPAELAASAEPTDSAASAEHTEHAEAAASGREAA
- a CDS encoding phosphatase PAP2 family protein; the protein is MRRSSPRTARLRTADLHLGERLLAAVAAFAVAAVPTALLLVLIEANWPPLHRLDAGAAHRLHTTVRDHPAALSVLRTLSNGVWDPLTMRLLVAAAVAWLLWRRAWRLAVWAAATVTASGLIGWAVKAAVARARPALPDPVAHAPGFSFPSGHAMTAATCCTVLLLVFSPVLRPPWRRAARGLAVLSVLGVGFTRVALGVHWASDVLGGWLLGLALVAATAWAFEGWRRETGRPVPPPLAEGLEPELAPHGPARPEG